Part of the Mycolicibacterium thermoresistibile genome, GAACTGCCGGTGAAGTTCGCGATGGCCACCGGGGCGGTGATCGCCCGCTCGGTGGCGGTCAGCGACAGCGCCAGCAGCAGGTCGTTCCAGGCGAAGATGAACACCAGGATCGCCGCGGTGACGATTCCCGGGGCGGCCAACGGCGCGATGACCTTGCGGAACGCCTGACCCGGTGTGGCGCCGTCCATCTTGGCGGCCTTCTCCAGGTCCCACGGGATCTCCCGGAAGAACGCCGACAGCGTGTAGATCGCCAGCGGCAGGGCGAAGGTGATGTACGGGATGATCAGACCCGCCCAGGTGTCGAACAGCCCGAGTTGGCGTTCGATGTTGAACAACGGTGTCACCAGGGAGATCTGCGGGAACATCGCGATCAGCAGGGCCACCCCGATCAGCAGCCGCTTGCCGGGGAAGTTCAACCGCGCCACCGCATATGCGGCCATACCGCCCACCACCACCGCGATCACCGTGGTGATGAGTCCGATGCCGATCGAGTTGATCAGGGCCGAGGTGAACACCCCGCTGCCCCCGCCCCGGAAGATCGCCTTGTAGTTGTCGAAGGTGATCTCGTCGGGAATCAACTTGCCGTCCTTGACGGTCGCCGTCGACTTCAGCGACAGGCTGAGGATCCACAACACCGGGAACAGTGCATACAGGATGACCAGGAGATCGATGACGATCCATCCGGTCGCCCGCCGGGCAGTGACCCGCTCGTTCACCGCGCCTCCCAACTCACGACCGCTCCGCGTCCGAACCGGGCGCGGAGGTCCCGAAGATCTTGATGTAGATGAACGCGATGACCGCCACACACAGGAAGATCAGCACGCTGATCGCCGACCCGAGACCCAGGTTGAACGCCTTGAACAGGTTGTTGTAGCCCAGGATCGACACCGAGCCGGTGTTGTTCGCGCCACCGGTGAGGATGTAGATGTTGTCGAAGATCCGGAACGCGTCGAGCGTGCGGAACAGCAGGGCCACCAGAATGGCCGGCTTGATCATCGGCAGGATGATCTTCACCAGGCGCTGCCACGCGTTCGCGCCGTCCATCTGGGCGGCGTTGAGCAGTTCCTGCGGCACCAGGGCCAGCCCGGCCAACAGCAGCAACGCCATGAACGGCGTTGTCTTCCACACCTCGGCGAGCACCACGATGGCCAGCGACGGCAGCTGCTGGGTCAGCGGCGCGCTGCCGTCGGGCAGCAGGTTGGCCAGATAGCCGGTGCCCGGCGTCCAGGCGTAGTACCAGCTGTAGGACGCGGCGACGGTGACGATGCCGTACGGGATCAGGATCGCGGTGCGCACCACACCCTTGCCGAAGATGGTGCGGTGCATGACCAGTGCCAGTGCCAGGCCGAGCACGAACTCGATGGCCACCGATACCACGGTGATGCCCAGGGTCACCGCGAAGGCGGTCCACCAGTACTCGTCGGTGAGCACGGTGACGTAATTCTCCAACCCGACGAAGCTGACGTCGTCGGGCTGGGCCAGGTTGTAGCGCAGCAGGCTCAGCCACACCGCGTAGGCGATCGGATAGCCGGTGACCGCGACCATCAACAGGACCGCCGGCGCGATCAGCCAGTACGCGAGCCGCCGTTCGGAGCGGGTGTCGTCGGTGCGGGCGACGGCAGCCGCCGGTGTCGGGTCCGCCTTCTCGGCTGCGGCGGTCATGGGATCAGCCCCTTACCGTCAATGGCCTGCTGGACCTGCTCGGCGAGTTCGTCGGCGGTGCGCTCCGGGTCGATCTGGCTGATCGGCGCGAGGGTGGCCGACATCCGGGTGGACATGGCCTGGTAGACCGGGGTCGCCGGGCGCACCGCGGCGTTGATCAACTGGTCGCGGATGATCTCGTACTGCGGATACTTGGCCTGGAACTGTGGATCGTCGTACAGCGAGGTGCGCACCGCCGGGAGGCCGCCCTCGATCGAGGTGAGCCGCTGGTTCTCCTCGTTACGCAGGCAGCGCACCGCCTCGAACGCCTCGGCCTTGTGCCGGG contains:
- a CDS encoding carbohydrate ABC transporter permease, which produces MNERVTARRATGWIVIDLLVILYALFPVLWILSLSLKSTATVKDGKLIPDEITFDNYKAIFRGGGSGVFTSALINSIGIGLITTVIAVVVGGMAAYAVARLNFPGKRLLIGVALLIAMFPQISLVTPLFNIERQLGLFDTWAGLIIPYITFALPLAIYTLSAFFREIPWDLEKAAKMDGATPGQAFRKVIAPLAAPGIVTAAILVFIFAWNDLLLALSLTATERAITAPVAIANFTGSSQFEEPTGSIAAGAMVITIPIIVFVLIFQRRIVSGLTSGAVKG
- a CDS encoding carbohydrate ABC transporter permease; the encoded protein is MTAAAEKADPTPAAAVARTDDTRSERRLAYWLIAPAVLLMVAVTGYPIAYAVWLSLLRYNLAQPDDVSFVGLENYVTVLTDEYWWTAFAVTLGITVVSVAIEFVLGLALALVMHRTIFGKGVVRTAILIPYGIVTVAASYSWYYAWTPGTGYLANLLPDGSAPLTQQLPSLAIVVLAEVWKTTPFMALLLLAGLALVPQELLNAAQMDGANAWQRLVKIILPMIKPAILVALLFRTLDAFRIFDNIYILTGGANNTGSVSILGYNNLFKAFNLGLGSAISVLIFLCVAVIAFIYIKIFGTSAPGSDAERS